The following are from one region of the Streptococcus sp. 1643 genome:
- the ftsX gene encoding permease-like cell division protein FtsX: MISRFFRHLFESLKSLKRNGWMTVAAVSSVMITLTLVALFASVIFNTAKLATDIENNVRVMVYIRKDVADNSETIEKEGQTVTNNDYHKVYDALKAIPAVKSVTFSSKEEQYEKLTETMGDDWKVFEGDANPLYDAYIVDTNSPSDVKTVAEEAKKIEGVSEVQDGGANTQRLFELASFIRVWGLVIAGLLIFIAVFLISNTIRITIISRSREIQIMRLVGARNGYIRGPFLLEGAFIGLLGAAIPSVLVFFVYNMVYQSVNKSLVGQNLSMITPDVFIPLMTVLLFIIGIFIGSIGSGISMRRFLKI, from the coding sequence ATGATTAGTAGATTTTTTCGCCATTTATTTGAATCATTAAAAAGTTTAAAACGAAATGGCTGGATGACAGTAGCAGCAGTGAGTTCGGTTATGATTACCTTGACCCTCGTTGCCCTGTTTGCATCTGTAATTTTTAATACAGCAAAACTGGCTACCGATATTGAAAACAACGTTCGGGTCATGGTTTACATTCGTAAGGATGTAGCTGATAACAGTGAAACGATTGAAAAAGAAGGTCAGACAGTTACCAATAATGACTACCACAAGGTTTATGATGCTTTGAAAGCTATACCTGCTGTTAAGAGTGTTACCTTCTCAAGTAAAGAAGAACAGTACGAAAAACTGACGGAAACAATGGGTGACGATTGGAAGGTCTTTGAAGGGGATGCAAACCCTCTCTATGATGCTTATATCGTTGATACAAATTCTCCAAGTGATGTTAAAACGGTAGCTGAAGAAGCTAAGAAAATTGAGGGAGTATCAGAAGTTCAAGATGGTGGAGCCAACACTCAACGACTTTTTGAACTGGCTTCCTTTATTCGTGTTTGGGGATTGGTTATTGCAGGGCTCTTGATTTTTATCGCAGTCTTCCTCATTTCCAATACCATCCGTATCACCATTATTTCACGTAGCCGTGAGATTCAGATCATGCGTCTGGTAGGAGCGAGAAATGGCTATATCCGTGGTCCATTCTTGCTAGAAGGTGCTTTTATTGGCTTGCTTGGTGCAGCGATTCCTTCTGTTCTTGTTTTCTTTGTTTACAATATGGTCTATCAATCGGTCAATAAATCCTTGGTAGGTCAAAACTTGTCAATGATTACGCCAGATGTGTTTATTCCTCTGATGACAGTCCTATTATTTATAATCGGAATTTTCATTGGTTCAATTGGTTCGGGGATTTCGATGCGTCGATTCTTGAAGATCTAG